AACATATGGGCCTATTTGCAATTTCCAGTACCTCACTTTGGCTATGACACAGAGCTTGTGCTTGCCTCTGGAAATGAAGCTTTCAAGAAGGATGGCATTCCACTCAACGTTACCTCAGTCCTTTCAGACATCCTTGAGAGACTGGCTGAAACCATCTTTCAGTATGTTGCCTACCCAACAAGCGCACAGTTCTCGGATGTTGCTGAGGTGCTGATTCAGAAGCATCTTTGCCTTAAAGAACCAGGTTCATATAATGGATGCTATGGATGGCAACAGAGACTCAAATATAAGATGGGAAACTATAGAACCAGGTTGAGAGGGCTTGGATGCCCTGAACTTGATGTGAACTCTCTCAGAAAGAAGAGACCACATGAAAAAGCACCTGCAAAGAATGTCAAAAGGCCAAAAAAGTCAGAAGTTAACTATTTGCCCCCTCACCCACAAGGAGAAACAGAAGAAAGTTTGGAACATGAAAGAGTGGAGCGCCTCAATGAAGTAAGAAAGAGGGACAACTGTCAGATCATCAGTGAAAAAATGGCAAAGGCATTTTCCATTCGCAGGCAAGAAGTTGTTAATCAAGAACCACCAGTCAGTGACCTGAAAGAAAGATGGCCGGCTCTTTTTGACGCAGCTCAAGTAAATATTTTTCCATAAGACAGCTACCAGTATGTGTTACTTTGGAGTAAATTGTATAAATTAATATGTTGTGCCTATTTGTGCCTTTTGTTTTGTATACAGATTAACCAAGAATTCAGGAGGATCACAACTGTTAGCCTGGAGACAACATTCCTGGCAAAACTGGACCAATACTCCCCGAAAATAATGTACCTGCTGTCCTCAAGAGGGGGGGCTGCAAAAATGAATATTCAGCGCATACAGAACATGCTGCTAGAGGTATGAATAAATGAAATGTAGTTACTTTGAAATAAGATATTTAATTTTGTGATGTTGGGTTTTTGATCATGATTGATACATCTTAGGCTATTGTTAGTGCTGTGCTGGAGAGTGAATAATGGACCTAAATTTTACAGGTGACCAGAAAAGCAATTCAGAATAAATTGTAAGATTGTTTATTGTCTCCTAGATGTATTGAAAGGAAGCTGTTTACAACTCAGACTTGTTATAAGGGAATAATATGTCACATAATAATAAAATAGGCAAAACTATAAATTAAAActaaataataaattatgtaattatgtgatgtCATTTTGATGTAATTATCAACAATCCATCTTCCTAGAGGAGTTCAACAttctttttcttattcacaGGACAATTCTGTGGAGACACGGAGGGAGGCTGCCATCCGTGGCTTAATGGTGTACCTTAAGGAAGAGGAGAAGGAACTCTTCAAAGAGGAGGTCAATCAGACACCACTATACTTCACATAGAGATATATTGTTTTCCTGTGGTTATTTTATACATAagattttaaaataacattGTAAATATATGTTGCATTTTCCAATCCACTACAAACCCTTTAAACATTTCTATTAATTCTGACCTACTAGGAAGGAGACGGGATAGTACGGACCAACTGATGAAGACTGTCACAACACGAGGTGGCTCTGATTCCAGCCCATGCAAAGATCGTCAAAGAGGGAACAGAGGTCCTAACAGATGTGGAGATTCCCAGAGCCTGTGCCTTGCTCATGGGGCTGATATACGCACTCAACCTCAGCTACCTAAAAGGACTGAAAAATACTTTTAGAGTGTTTCAAAAGATCCTCCTCGAGCTGGATGACCTGAAAGCCAGTCCCAAGGTAATGTTGCTAAAAAATAAACTGTTGCACTAAAAAGAATCTGAGTTAGACCATCCTCAAATTAAAGAGGAAAATGTTGCACTGTTGTTTGCAATGTTTTGTTGAGTAACATACTATAGAAGGTGTAATGTTATAAGTGCAGTGTATAATGTAGAGTTCAGCTATAGTTTACCTATAGTATAGTGTATAGTTAGTTAGTAGATAGTATAGTTCAAAATAATGCACTTTCAGTAATGCAAAGAATGTATATCAGTCTGATCAGCATGACTGTCAGAATGTTAGGTATCTCTGAGACAGTTTTACTGGGCTGTTTTATAGCATTTCTTTTATGGAGGCTAGTTTTGTGTGCTATTAAAATGTCAATATTCAGCCATGTTTGAATAAACCGTTCATAAAACTGGAATTTCAATGTGTAATTTATTCTGACTTAGATAAATAAGTTAATagtactaaaaaaaaataaggtaaCAATTTGCATAGACATTTCTGAGTAGAATCAAAGGAAAATAAATTGGTTCCATAACTAAAAGGAGTCatttttaaacaaagaaaattaaGTTGGTTCAACTTAATTAAGCTTGTaaaggacaaagaaaatcaTGTTGCCTGTGCTAAAGTAAATGAGTTTGCCTAACCAGATAAACCTTGTGGCACTGACTCAATTATGGCTAAGTTGAAATAGCTTAAAAAAATTTATGCAAATTGTTACATCAATTTTTTTACGTTGAGCCAACACATTCTTTTTTAGAGTGTGTATATCTGGATGTGTTTTTAtcagttttaaataaaaacgaAACCAGATTTGGTGTTATGTGGGTCACATGAAAGAATGGAAGAATTTtgccttattttattttagactAATTATATTAATTTGAGTTGAACAAATGTAAATCAGTTTAGGTCAATTaatgtaattatttttattttgactgTATTTGATAAAAATGAGTTTGACCAACTCAATTTTATCATGTTACACTTAAATTGAGTTGGGGCTACATTGATTTAATGGGTGGAAAACCTGCCCAAAATGTATTTGTGTTCATctaatgagttgttttttttgagtGTATAACACGGAACGATTTCTACCAGCAGCAATCACCATGACAACTTCTGATTGTTAGAGGGGAGAAACAAGCACTGCAACATTCTAATTTCCCTTTGGAACCAAAGAgattttcaaacagttttcagTCAATTTGAAAGATTTAAAGCGTTTCTGGATCCTGTTCACATGTGGCCTCTTCTCTGCATGatggagctttaacctgcatttgtggatggcacggtgaacagtgttcacagacaacggctcctggaagtgttcctgagcacatatattcaattcaattcaattcatttttatttatatagtgccaaatacaacaaatgtcatctcaaggcacttaaatgataaagtccaattcaagccaattggaattcaattaattgtaatcataattattcataaaataatccaattcgttcatatagagccaattcaaaaactatttcctagttaaggaaaccaacagattgcactgaaaactttttgtttttcggtccaatctcccggcctgagcgtgcctgaggcgactgtggagagaaacgactcccttttaacaggaagaaacctctggcagaaccagaaccagaaccaggaagggtggccatccgcctcgaccagctggggtttgagaagacagaaagggggggggggggggggggggcactgtaacaccattcaaaggatatctgttggaacagggaaacatatATAGAGAATCCCGTGACATGATCATGCCTGTTTTTCACAAAGTagtaaaattgtttttaaaagttttttttgttaaactgtGAATGAAATGTACCAGTAACCAGTACTTTAACGAGCAGTTCCTTATACCCCGTGCCATTACTGACCACTTCTCATCCATAAATTTGATGATCACATTTAACCAACTGCCCATCTAAACGCTGaattagcctgattaacatagactttcaaatctcttcgagattctggtctgaccaagaccataacgaatacgattcgaaatggcctggtcaacccgcctccctcgggttgctactggttgtggccagaaaaggctgtgcctaagcttaagccaatcacaccactctttcctctgacgtatgatttagctaccagcggggctaactggtagattaaactcttaccaaagccagtagggagcaagccaggcgaaaacgtctttcctgtcaagaaacgattcaagggctgttctttgctcgatttttaacgagaatctcccgtcgaacactttcattacagcatctacagcagtgtcaaaagcttgatgctgctccatgttgatattgaatgaagcgcttccgtgtacaatccatgggttgagtggcagttcaaccacgtcactaccttgaacccgccttggttggcgctgctcaaagttgattgcttcccgacaaagtgggtggagttcccattttttcgggaactcgaatccacctgaatgagcagttggcctgagtaagtgtagcagagccgaaggtgttgcgtcactgcgagggcggagcctgggtaacgctgaatataaagaaatcAGTTATGTAGCTCTGACACTTGGGCAATGTGAACTATTTGTTCAACAGTACCTGTACACTGTTCATCTCCTTTTCAGACCTGCATTACTTTATACTGATCTGGAAGCAGCTTAATGTGTCTGACTGAGCACTCTTCTTTCTATTTTAAACTGCAAAAGCAGATATTAGTTTGACCCCAATAACACTTAATAAACACTTTAACTGAAGCACAAGCCTAATCTGCATTcactgactgacaggaagtcaGAGGGTCCTGATGCACCAACAGTTAGGATAGTAACAGCACAAGCCCCCCGATGTTGTCAGACCTCTGAAGAATCTTTTCCTGCTCAACTCTGATTTTGTCGTGTATCACTTCATATACCGTCGGATCTACTGCAGATCACAGACTGCCGGTTACTCCTCCAGTGCCTGAGAATGGCCTCCATGTTCTCATGGAGGACCTCATcaacagaaacagaacagaagaGATAAAATCATAAATCTGAACTGGCGTTTTCATGTAATCTGGATAAAACTACTTATTTGACAGTTTTAGACAACGTACATCtcttaaaacaaagaaagctcAACAGACTTCTGGTTttcaaataaaatagaaatctTTATTGACTACACCGGAAAACAACATGTGTTCTATGATAATTAGATGGACTATAAATTAAGATAAACAGGTGCTTTTCTGTCAAATTCACGTAATATTCAAGAGGGGATGGTGCTTGAAGTATCCATCGATTTAACTTTAGATGATCTGTAATCAGTCATTTCAAAGCCCAGGTTAATCACGGTTTGCTCTCATTTGGAAGGCAGTTGTttgacatgaaataaaaaaggtttttaaggccttcccTGTCACCGGCTAGGACTACCCACAGATCGCTGATGTGAACCCTCAACATGTCCTCATGGTCCTGAACACACCTTCAGCACACTTCTGTGAGACCAGAGTATATTCTGGTGGAAGCTGTTTATCCAACGATCACTGTGTCTTCATCTGGAAATTCATAAAAGGGGACCTCCAGGTTGAGGGGGGCGGGGCCTTTCCTGATGCGACCCGAAGCATCATAGTGGGACCCGTGACACGGGCAGTAGTAGCCTCCATAGTCGCCAGCATTGGCAATGGGGACGCAGCCCAGATGTGTACACACTCCAAGAACGATGACCCAGCTGGGGTTGACAGCCCGGTCCTTGTCGTGCTGAGGGTCTCTCAGCTCCGCGAGGTCGACAGCAGCCTCGGTAGCGATCTCCTTCTCAGTGCGGTGACGGACAAACAACGGTTTACCTCGCCACTTGAAGGTCATGTTCTTGCCTTCAGGGATGTCACTCAGCTTGATTTCAATCTGGGACATAGCCAGGACATCAGCTGATGCACTCATGGAGGAAACAAACTGAGTGACCACCGTTTTGGCAGAGTAGACCCCCACTACAGCTGTGGCCCCAGTGACCAGATAAGAGAAGGTTCTCCTGGATTCACTACTATCTTGGGATGACTTGTTGGGGTCAAGCACCTCTTGGCGCCTGTAGTCAGAGAAATCTGGTACCCTGATGTCTGTGTGGGCAAATCTGACTCCTGCACAGCCTGCAAAAACAATTTATTACGAGTTAAAATCAAGAAGAACCAACATGAACAGGATCCACACAGATCACAACACATTCTAATATTACAATCTTCAGCTGATAAAAATCATTCAATCAAAGAAACATCAACATCATCAGTCTTTAGACCTTGAAGAGTTTGGTCAGATGGAATGCAAACAGAACAACTCACTGCCTTTAAACTCATTTTGCACAGAATGATGACACAACTATCCCTGTGTGCAAAGAATCACGTCTCTCACACATTTAAATACAATTTAATGTCGCACAATATGGGGATGGCAGTCACGCACATGCAATGTCAAATAGGGTACGTTTTGACATAATATAATACACGCAGGAAATCAGGTCAATTAATTTGTGAGTTGCGCAGCAGAGTTTGCCAAAGCTTCCTGGCCAATCCCAAACAGCTTATTCTGCTATTGACTCCTGTTGTGTCGTTTACTGGACTGGGAAACTGAAGGCTGAGGAAATGAGACATACTGCAAATTTAACAATTTATGTACTCAAGAAACAGGAGCCTGAGTAGCACGTGGAAGAGAAGATTTGGCAAGTTTTTCATGGGTGCAACCCAAATGCACTTTCCTTACAAATGTGGAGtcattaaggcgagacacggcaggcaaaaacagtgatttttcatgcagtgttcaattttgagattttgggccagtctactccttcaacatgtgttctttcaacctgctatgaagaaaacgttgaaaacataaattaaaatgtttattttattacattttgtttactcgcggcagtacgtttcgcccgaatttatcaaaaagttagcattccaacgcgccatgccgagcttcgccagtttactgaagtctgtcatgaccggtatcgttggaaagctctgagtctcctgcacaatgatatgAAACCCAAATAACagcacttcctttctatcagtaaccaatcgtgaatgtctaaaggcggatttatagctaatgacgaaatctcattggctgctgctcgtttctgcTAACGTGATTCGCTCAGACGCATCACGTGGACGACTCTGACGCTCCGAAAATGCcccaaaacaccacaactttcaaagaaaaatatattttattgtattttattgagcttgtattctttattaagattattttattcaatattagtattactaagggcctgagcatattctgtttttgagcaattgtttccaatacaaatgtattgaattcccctatttgagtctttaaatgcagttttctcaaaatcatttttttgtatttttccagtatcaataagtcaatctatggagcacctactaacaccaaactttccaggtATACACTTaccagtattctgaagatatttacagaaggatttgttaataaatcattcctggcctgatttatgtgacattataataaaaaaaatatggcaaaaatcgatgttttttaggctatggacagtacattttgatttcctaggaaattaaAGCAGATATCCTAAATTccttctgtaattttcttttcattttgtgagtaaacaaaaatgaaaaaagaattttgcatctggctttatcatatattcagatctatcttccagaaatatatgcaaatttgaacatatttaatgagataatgcctaatttgcataattaaacatacaaatttctaaaacttttgtatgtaatactttttttttttcatacttgtataagtaatcaactgaggaagtttcatggtgatatctattattctaaaatattaccctattcacctgtagtgtctcgccttaatagGGAAATAAACTGGCTGTCCTAAAGTATAAGATTTACTGCCAGGAAGCATTGTTATCACAAACAAATAATCGACCACACACCGATTTCATTActttttgtaagtatttgcttCTTGTTCACGCTGTAGTCTTTACACAGAAGACAGAAAGTAGCTGGATGATGGGACGACGAAAGCACTAGAACACTGCTAATACGACTGTTACAGATACTGGTGTTTACAAGCTCTtcaaaaataaagccttttgtcGCTCATTTTCCGTCCCATAGAGACGGTGTCACTCTCTTTCACACACGAAATGAGTATTTTTTACCTCAAGTTACCCTCTACGTGTAGCCGCTCTTTAGCGCCCAAGCTAACCGGTAGCGAACCAAGAACCTGAGAGAGCCGGCTACTAAGGTTAGCTAACCCTGACCAAATAACTGGGTGAAAGTTAACAACATGCGACGAGACACCACTTTAGTATACTGCAATACATTTTTACTAGTCTAATTAATAGTCTCAATGCACATTTTAAGACAACGTAGTTAGTTAAGCAGACCACCAGTCAATGACAAGACTCACCGTTGATGCTAACTGTTACAACAGGCCCCGTCTTTGGGCTTTGACCATGTAGCGATTCACGGCACAGAAAGGTTTTTTTCGGGTTCATCAAAATTTTTTCTCCCTTCACAACAACCCCAGGTACCAGAGCTTTCAGTGGCCCTGCGACTGCAAAAGCTGTAGCCTGCA
This Odontesthes bonariensis isolate fOdoBon6 chromosome 1, fOdoBon6.hap1, whole genome shotgun sequence DNA region includes the following protein-coding sequences:
- the uqcrfs1 gene encoding cytochrome b-c1 complex subunit Rieske, mitochondrial, with protein sequence MMSLAARSGAFYPYMQATAFAVAGPLKALVPGVVVKGEKILMNPKKTFLCRESLHGQSPKTGPVVTVSINGCAGVRFAHTDIRVPDFSDYRRQEVLDPNKSSQDSSESRRTFSYLVTGATAVVGVYSAKTVVTQFVSSMSASADVLAMSQIEIKLSDIPEGKNMTFKWRGKPLFVRHRTEKEIATEAAVDLAELRDPQHDKDRAVNPSWVIVLGVCTHLGCVPIANAGDYGGYYCPCHGSHYDASGRIRKGPAPLNLEVPFYEFPDEDTVIVG